A stretch of DNA from Lysinibacillus sp. B2A1:
TTGCTTTAATTATTACAGGCATAATTTTTTTCCAGTATCATGCATATTCGTCTGACTTAGAGACTGGTAATGGTGAATTCCTTTACTCACAAGAGATAGAGATTTTCTATCGCGAGAATAGCTTAGATATTAGGCAGCATTTTAAAAATCTACCCAATCAAAAGGTAAAAATTAAGTGGCCAGAAAATGCAATCAACCTCAGCTGCTTTATGGAAACTGAAAAAAGCTGTGATCGTTTATCGGATGAAGCTTCCTATTTTGCAAAGGGAGAAATCAAATCTCAATCTGTTTCATACATAATTCCAATTGAGGGTGGATTAAAAGACAAAATACTTATCCAAAATGTGTTAGCCACATTATTAAATGGCGAAGCTACTTATTCTATTGTCCATATTTCCACAGATAGTAAAATTGCTGGTCAATGGATTACAGGACTACCTTTAATTGGACAGCAGCAGCTAGCACTTGTTAACTATACAATGTTTAGTGGGAATGGTACAATCCGTGATATTTATTGGCAATCAGCTAATCTCAAGGTACAAGAACAAAGCTCTGTATTATCTATTTATGCACCAGGAGCTATTTCAAAGGATTTCTTGAAATCATTAGAAAATTTACAGTTTTTAAATGACCAACATATTGCGATTATTCAAGAGAAAAATCCAATGAAAGAACACGATGATCGCCTATTATTTTTACCAACTTTAACTGCACAAGCAGTAGAGCAGGAAGTGGTTCTGTCACAAATCAAATCACAATATAAGTTCGATAACTCTTCTGAATGGTTACCAGAGGTTGTGGCATCCTATTTAGTGAAGGATACGATTGGCTCTGAAAAAACGAAGAAAATCGTGGCAACATTAAAAGAATATATGACTACAGATCAGGAGTCCGCTTGGCAAGAGGCGATGAATAAACTTGGAGAGGAACCAATCTCGCCAGCATCGATGGATGATCTTTTATCAGCGGTTTTAGGTGCAAAAACTTCTTATTTCAAGTTGAATACTGAACAAAAGAACGGGACATATCCATTATATTTTGAAGATGAACGTGATATTTATGTAAATGATACCTTGAAAAAAGATGTTCAATTTATCAGTTATGAAGGGCAATCTTTATATACAGCAGATACATTGCTACCTTATCTTGGTTATAGCGCTACTGAAGGGGAAAATGGCTATTATGTAAAAAGTGATAACCGCACATTCAGATTCCCTAAAGAAACAGGATTCTATGTATTTAATCAACGTAGATACGCTACTATTTCAGAACCGATTATTAAAATAGCTGATCATTATTATGTTGAGGAAGCTTGGCTCCAACGCTTATTCTTAGTTGAATTACAAAAAAATGATGGCCGTATTCAAGTAATAACACAAGGGCAAGAATAATATTTTGCAGCGGAGGTTTGTCTTCCGCTGCAAAAATTCTTTTATATGGAAGAAGAAAGTACGGTGATTGACGTAAATGAGAGTTGTAGCAGGAGAACGAAAAGGGATGCCGTTAAAGGCGATTGCAGGAAATACAACGAGACCTACAACGGACAAAGTAAAGGAATCCATTTTTAATATTATAGGTCCTTTTTTTGATGGAGGGATTGCGCTCGATTTATTTGCGGGGAGCGGTGGTTTAGGCATCGAAGCTTTAAGCAGAGGGGCTGATCGAGCTGTATTCATTGAAAAGGATGCTAAGGCGTTTCAGGTGCTGCAGGAGAATATAAAAAAATGTCGGTATGAGGATTACTCCGAGCTCTTTCGTATAGATGCTAAACGGGCTGTGAAAGCGCTATTAAAACGAGATATTACATTTAAACTAGCTTTTTTAGATCCACCTTATCACCACGAAGAATATTATGATTTAGTACAAGTACTTGTTGACAATCATAAAATTCAGCAAGATGGCATTATTTTGTGTGAACATGCAACTGAAGTAGAACTACCACAAAGTTTTGGAGACTTTGTATTAAAGAGACAAGAAACATATGGCGGAACGATTATTTCCGTTTATCGTTGTGCAGAGGAAGAGGGAGAATAAATTGTCAGAGAAAATTGCTGTAGTTCCTGGAAGTTTCGATCCTGTAACATTTGGTCACTTAGATATAATTAAACGTGCGGCAGATGTATTTGATACTGTTTATGTAGCTGTGTTAAATAATTCATCGAAGCAGCCGCTGTTTTCTGTAGAAGAACGCATGGCCTTAATGGCTGAGGTAACGAAAACATTGCCAAACGTACGCATCGAAAGCTCATCTGGATTATTGATAG
This window harbors:
- a CDS encoding RNA polymerase II, with the translated sequence MKFAMSFFSVLALIITGIIFFQYHAYSSDLETGNGEFLYSQEIEIFYRENSLDIRQHFKNLPNQKVKIKWPENAINLSCFMETEKSCDRLSDEASYFAKGEIKSQSVSYIIPIEGGLKDKILIQNVLATLLNGEATYSIVHISTDSKIAGQWITGLPLIGQQQLALVNYTMFSGNGTIRDIYWQSANLKVQEQSSVLSIYAPGAISKDFLKSLENLQFLNDQHIAIIQEKNPMKEHDDRLLFLPTLTAQAVEQEVVLSQIKSQYKFDNSSEWLPEVVASYLVKDTIGSEKTKKIVATLKEYMTTDQESAWQEAMNKLGEEPISPASMDDLLSAVLGAKTSYFKLNTEQKNGTYPLYFEDERDIYVNDTLKKDVQFISYEGQSLYTADTLLPYLGYSATEGENGYYVKSDNRTFRFPKETGFYVFNQRRYATISEPIIKIADHYYVEEAWLQRLFLVELQKNDGRIQVITQGQE
- the rsmD gene encoding 16S rRNA (guanine(966)-N(2))-methyltransferase RsmD; the encoded protein is MRVVAGERKGMPLKAIAGNTTRPTTDKVKESIFNIIGPFFDGGIALDLFAGSGGLGIEALSRGADRAVFIEKDAKAFQVLQENIKKCRYEDYSELFRIDAKRAVKALLKRDITFKLAFLDPPYHHEEYYDLVQVLVDNHKIQQDGIILCEHATEVELPQSFGDFVLKRQETYGGTIISVYRCAEEEGE